Proteins co-encoded in one Setaria viridis chromosome 9, Setaria_viridis_v4.0, whole genome shotgun sequence genomic window:
- the LOC117838309 gene encoding ferritin-like catalase Nec2, with protein sequence MASYASASFMLLLLLQLWSCSEALPGGHLVDPTCPPEWPSVVAMSSEHGEPSCQPPAPRIPVAVFPYDVDPMQFALNLEFTEVEFFLHGAYGVGLDKIAPKLALGGPPSVGARKANLDEVTWPIIAEFGLQEVGHVRSIQRTVGGIPRPLIDLSAHNFARVMDEAFGYKLDPPFDPYINSLNFLLASYVIPYLGLNGYVGTNPIIDGYETKKLLAGLLGVESGQDAAFRTLLFGRRDEAVPPYNVTVAEFTDRVSALRNRLGRCGVKDEGLTVPRELGAEGAICTNVLSADRDSLSYSRTPAELLRILYLTGDEHVPGGFYPDGANGKIARSFLGK encoded by the exons ATGGCGTCCTATGCTTCGGCTTCGTTCATGCTCTTGCTGCTCCTGCAACTATGGTCTTGCAGTGAAGCATTGCCCGGCGGTCACCTTGTCGACCCGACCTGTCCTCCGGAGTGGCCATCAGTGGTGGCCATGTCCTCCGAGCACGGCGAGCCGTCATGCCAGCCGCCAGCGCCACGCATCCCGGTGGCCGTGTTCCCCTACGATGTTGACCCGATGCAGTTCGCCTTGAACCTGGAGTTCACCGAGGTCGAGTTCTTCCTGCACGGGGCGTACGGCGTGGGGCTCGACAAGATCGCGCCGAAGCTGGCGCTGGGCGGCCCGCCGTCCGTCGGCGCCAGGAAGGCCAACCTCGATGAGGTGACATGGCCCATCATCGCCGAGTTTGGCCTCCAAGAAGTTGGCCACGTCAG GTCTATCCAGCGCACGGTCGGCGGGATTCCTCGGCCATTGATAGATCTCAGCGCCCACAACTTCGCCAGGGTGATGGACGAGGCGTTCGGGTACAAGCTGGACCCGCCCTTCGATCCCTACATCAACAGCCTCAACTTCCTGCTGGCCTCCTACGTGATCCCCTACCTCGGCCTCAACGGCTACGTCGGCACCAACCCCATCATCGACGGCTACGAGACGAAGAAG CTTCTAGCTGGGCTGCTGGGGGTGGAGTCAGGGCAGGACGCGGCATTCCGGACGCTCCTCTTCGGGCGCCGCGACGAGGCCGTGCCGCCGTACAACGTCACGGTGGCCGAGTTCACGGACCGCGTGTCGGCGCTGCGCAACCGGCTGGGGCGGTGCGGGGTGAAGGACGAGGGGCTGACGGTGCCCCGCGAGCTGGGCGCCGAGGGCGCCATCTGCACCAACGTGCTCTCCGCCGACAGGGACTCGCTCTCCTACTCCCGGACGCCCGCCGAGCTTCTCAGGATCCTTTACCTCACCGGCGACGAGCACGTGCCCGGCGGGTTCTACCCGGATGGCGCCAACGGGAAGATCGCCAGGTCGTTCCTTGGCAAATAA
- the LOC140220030 gene encoding ferritin-like catalase Nec2 has protein sequence MASSHAAAAPFLLVLLLQLCSSGLALPSKFIDQTCPPERLPAVALLSNGGPFLCNPPAPRVPVAVFPHDVDLVQFALNLEYTEAEFFLHGAYGAGLDEAAPGLARGGPPPVGARKANLDEETRRVVSEFALQEVGHLRVIQQTVGGFPRPLLNLSADNFARVMDNAFGYRLNPPFDPYTNSLNFLLACYVIPYLGINGYVGTNPIIDGYKTKELVAGLLGVEAGQDAAFRTLLFRRRGEAVPPYNVTVAEFTDRVSALRNRLGRCGVKDEGLTVPRELGAEGAICTNVLSADRDSLSYSRTPAELLRILYLTGDEHVPGGFYPDGANGKIARSFLGKPRGANESPKN, from the exons ATGGCATCATCACATGCTGCTGCCGCTCCATTCTTGCTCGTGCTGCTACTCCAACTATGCTCCTCGGGTTTAGCATTGCCCAGTAAGTTCATTGACCAGACCTGTCCTCCGGAGCGGCTGCCGGCGGTGGCTCTGCTCTCCAATGGCGGACCCTTCTTGTGcaatccgccggcgccgcgcgttCCGGTGGCCGTGTTCCCCCACGACGTTgacctggtgcagttcgcgctgAACCTGGAGTACACCGAGGCCGAGTTCTTCCTCCACGGCGCGTACGGCGCGGGGCTCGACGAGGCCGCGCCGGGGCTGGCGCGGGGCGGGCCCCCGCCGGTGGGCGCCAGGAAGGCCAACCTCGACGAGGAGACGAGGCGCGTCGTCTCGGAGTTTGCCCTCCAGGAAGTTGGGCACCTGAG GGTTATCCAGCAAACAGTTGGCGGGTTTCCACGGCCGTTGCTAAACCTCAGCGCCGACAACTTCGCCAGGGTGATGGACAATGCGTTTGGGTACCGGCTGAACCCTCCCTTCGACCCCTACACCAACAGCCTCAACTTCCTGCTGGCCTGCTACGTGATCCCCTACCTCGGCATAAACGGCTACGTCGGCACCAACCCCATCATCGACGGCTATAAGACCAAGGAG CTCGTCGCAGGGCTGCTGGGGGTGGAGGCAGGGCAGGACGCGGCGTTCCGGACGCTCCTCTtccggcgccgcggcgaggcCGTGCCGCCGTACAACGTCACGGTGGCCGAGTTCACGGACCGCGTGTCGGCGCTGCGCAACCGGCTGGGGCGGTGCGGGGTGAAGGACGAGGGGCTGACGGTGCCCCGCGAGCTGGGCGCCGAGGGCGCCATCTGCACCAACGTGCTCTCCGCCGACAGGGACTCGCTCTCCTACTCCCGGACGCCCGCCGAGCTTCTCAGGATCCTTTACCTCACCGGCGACGAGCACGTGCCCGGCGGGTTCTACCCGGATGGCGCCAACGGGAAGATCGCCAGGTCGTTCCTTGGCAAACCACGTGGCGCCAACGAGTCGCCTAAAAACTAA
- the LOC117838310 gene encoding small ribosomal subunit protein eS21 — protein sequence MQNEEGKMVDLYVPRKCSATNRIIIAKDHASVQINIGHLDENGLYDGHFTTFALSGFVRAQGDADSSLDRLWQKRKAEIKQ from the exons ATGCAGAACGAGGAGGGTAAGATGGTGGACCTCTACGTCCCCAGGAAGTG CTCTGCCACTAACAGGATCATCATCGCCAAGGACCATGCCTCTGTCCAGATCAACATTGGTCACTTGGATGAGAATGGCCTGTACGATGGTCACTTCACCACATTTGCTCTCTCTGGATTCGTCCGTGCTCAG GGTGACGCCGACAGCTCGTTGGACAGGCTGTGGCAGAAGAGGAAGGCTGAGATCAAGCAGTAG